Proteins encoded by one window of Vicia villosa cultivar HV-30 ecotype Madison, WI unplaced genomic scaffold, Vvil1.0 ctg.000976F_1_1, whole genome shotgun sequence:
- the LOC131632644 gene encoding AT-hook motif nuclear-localized protein 9-like, which yields MGDQNLNLPVTISLSSTQNGSETTNNANNTVVREVIEIDAGSDTGEKSEPKSIGSDTRVKRPRGRPRKYQVGENKSPMMSVLGSGSSELAIQPFGSEVKRGRGRPRGSGKLQILASIGGCVAETAGGSMTPHVLTVNPGEDVVGKIFTFFHKCPRGAVCILSAAGCVSTVILRQTGGGSLRYEGHFQILSLTGSCTFTSGGAGGAERKIGTLSVSLAKSDGTVFGGGVESSLIAATPIQLILATFKQNISNQIKRKYSSPTSTTVPNMVTNQDSSSDNNLKVPRLTLEGEPSCLRATATKKTNDVTVAVADDKVKGETTTNGQSDSVGDGVIDLDSQTMEPVNANSVP from the exons ATGGGCGATCAAAACCTAAACCTACCGGTCACTATATCATTGAGTTCAACCCAAAATGGATCAGAAACCACCAACAATGCTAACAACACCGTCGTAAGGGAAGTTATTGAGATTGATGCCGGTTCAGACACCGGAGAAAAATCCGAACCTAAAAGTATAGGTTCGGACACTCGGGTGAAAAGGCCGAGAGGTAGGCCTAGGAAGTACCAGGTTGGTGAGAACAAGTCGCCTATGATGTCCGTGTTAGGGTCGGGGTCATCTGAGCTAGCTATTCAGCCTTTTGGAAGTGAAGTGAAACGTGGAAGAGGTCGTCCTCGTGGTTCTGGAAAACTTCAGATTTTGGCTTCTATTG GTGGATGTGTTGCTGAAACTGCTGGAGGAAGTATGACACCTCATGTGCTGACTGTGAACCCTGGAGAG GATGTGGTTGGaaaaatatttacattttttCATAAATGTCCTAGAGGAGCTGTTTGCATACTTTCTGCTGCAGGTTGTGTGTCAACTGTCATCCTTCGTCAAACTGGAGGGGGCTCTTTAAGATATGAG GGTCACTTTCAGATTTTATCTTTAACTGGATCATGCACCTTCACTAGTGGTGGTGCTGGTGGTGCAGAGAGGAAAATTGGCACGTTGAGTGTTTCATTGGCTAAATCTGATGGAACAGTTTTTGGAGGTGGTGTTGAGAGCTCATTGATAGCTGCTACTCCAATTCAA CTTATTTTGGCGACATTCAAGCAAAACATAAGCAACCAAATCAAGAGAAAGTACTCATCTCCAACTTCAACAACTGTTCCAAACATGGTGACTAATCAAGATTCATCCAGTGATAATAACTTGAAAGTTCCGAGGTTAACCCTAGAAGGAGAACCAAGCTGCCTGAGAGCAACAGCAACAAAGAAAACTAATGATGTAACAGTAGCAGTAGCGGATGATAAAGTGAAAGGTGAAACAACAACTAATGGTCAATCTGATTCTGTTGGTGATGGAGTTATTGACCTTGACAGCCAGACAATGGAGCCTGTTAATGCTAACAGTGTACCTTAA
- the LOC131632637 gene encoding uncharacterized protein LOC131632637: MERVNRTGQWKIVGGGGGKKLQWDIAKEGRRRVNGKDVISSFFVMEFGVRWRARDLLMEFKELGDIEEVVIPPKKDKFGRRYGFVRFLNVKDEELLATKLNNVVLEGRKIFANLPRFSRGKEVKVKAIKKNQVVVKKDSKTNSSNWYGGRVMGRTYADVTQRRSGDINAEKQVLRTVIYQPNQENHIQYSKAYTGRIKEPEKMVDFKRLFHEEGIFNIRVTSLGPNICLLEDLVGGDVETFTEERKSWWSQWFWSISPWKPRDIDTGRFAWLKVMGVPCHAWGEKCFSLLVGDRGKLVKSDEATMLKHRMAEAIVCILTESKERIEEKFNLSIEGQIFVISMFEIAEGQELITRKRGGIDDSESESSSAPKLILSDEEGGDSRKFSEEAG, encoded by the coding sequence ATGGAGAGGGTCAATAGGACAGGGCAATGGAAAATAGTAGGGGGAGGCGGAGGCAAGAAGCTACAGTGGGACATAGCCAAAGAAGGAAGAAGGAGAGTTAACGGAAAAGATGTTATTTCATCCTTTTTCGTTATGGAATTTGGAGTAAGATGGAGAGCAAGAGACTTATTGATGGAGTTCAAGGAGTTGGGAGATATAGAGGAGGTGGTCATTCCACCAAAGAAGGATAAGTTCGGAAGACGCTACGGTTTTGTCCGGTTCTTAAATGTCAAGGATGAGGAGTTATTGGCTACTAAGCTGAATAATGTTGTTCTAGAAGGGAGGAAGATTTTTGCGAATTTACCTCGGTTCAGCAGAGGTAAGGAAGTTAAAGTTAAGGCAATCAAGAAGAACCAAGTAGTGGTTAAAAAAGATTCTAAAACTAATAGCAGTAACTGGTATGGAGGAAGGGTTATGGGTAGAACCTATGCTGATGTAACTCAAAGGAGAAGTGGAGATATTAATGCTGAAAAACAGGTTTTAAGGACTGTAATCTATCAACCAAATCAGGAAAATCATATCCAGTATAGTAAAGCATACACAGGGAGAATTAAAGAACCGGAAAAAATGGTTGACTTCAAAAGGTTATTCCACGAGGAAGGTATTTTCAACATAAGGGTTACTAGTTTGGGACCTAACATATGCTTATTGGAGGATTTGGTAGGAGGAGATGTTGAAACATTCACAGAGGAGAGGAAGTCATGGTGGAGTCAGTGGTTTTGGTCGATATCACCTTGGAAACCTAGGGACATAGATACAGGGAGATTCGCCTGGTTAAAAGTCATGGGTGTACCATGTCATGCTTGGGGTGAAAAATGCTTCTCTCTTTTGGTGGGGGATAGAGGTAAGCTGGTAAAAAGTGATGAAGCAACAATGCTGAAACATAGGATGGCGGAAGCAATAGTTTGTATCTTAACAGAATCTAAGGAGAGGATAGAGGAGAAGTTTAATCTTTCCATAGAAGGGCAGATCTTTGTTATTAGTATGTTTGAGATAGCTGAGGGCCAGGAGTTAATCACGAGAAAAAGAGGTGGTATAGACGATTCTGAATCGGAATCCTCATCGGCGCCGAAGTTAATACTATCCGATGAAGAAGGGGGGGACAGTAGGAAATTTTCTGAGGAAGCTGGATAG